A window of the Lolium perenne isolate Kyuss_39 chromosome 7, Kyuss_2.0, whole genome shotgun sequence genome harbors these coding sequences:
- the LOC127314403 gene encoding U-box domain-containing protein 24: MAHNSDGDLEEHSTELYQEAAFEAFMCPLTKQVMQDPVTIETGQTFEREAILKWFRECRDNGRKPTCPLTQRELRSTDITPSIALRNVIDEWRSRNDEKELEKACTALCVHPESGEEDTLHALAYISQICQRSSAKKNLVRNQGIIPALANMLKSSSRRVRLKSLQVLRAVVEDNDQNKEELGKGDTVRTIIKFLSNEHIQERELAVSLLYELSEYEPVCERIGAVYGAILLLVGMGSSKSENMMAVDKAEKTLKNLEKYDTNIKQMAENGRLQPLLTKLLEGGPEVQVTMAEYLGELALANDVKVVVAEQVGALLVSIIKTGGLPAREATLKALREMSSNESSAKILLQAGILPPLVKDLFSVGASSHFPMRLKEVSATILANLVASGASFRSIPLDDAGRQTLLSEDVVHSLLHLISNTGPAVECKLLNVLVGLTSSPDTTPDVVSAIKSSGATISLIQFLEAAHKEIRVESLKLLRNVSPYMGAELADALGGHLSSLLRVISEGGGSGVTEEQAAAVGLLGDLPERDSKLTRQLSELGAFGMLSSKLAELRRGAIRGNRYTTPLTDGMVKVMYRLTCALQEAPEYVEFAREAALAPLFVELLQVNGQDTVQLYSAMALEKLSLETRNLTTIPEPPPPAASGFLSCACLFGGTSSTAAAAAARQAGVCRVHGGFCSLRETFCLAEGGTGGKAVERLVACLDHLNPEVVEAALAALSTLVGDGVDAAEGVVVLGEAEGLRPVVDILVENRTEALRRRAVWVVERILRVEDIAKEVAVDQTVASALVEAYRNGDPRTRHTAERALRHLDRIPNFSSAFHAQARRP, encoded by the exons ATGGCCCATAATTCTGATGGCGACCTGGAGGAGCACTCGACCGAGCTCTACCAGGAGGCCGCGTTCGAGGCCTTCATGTGCCCTCTCACCAAGCAGGTCATGCAGGACCCCGTGACCATCGAGACGGGTCAGACCTTCGAGCGTGAGGCCATCCTCAAGTGGTTCAGGGAGTGCAGGGACAACGGGAGGAAGCCCACCTGCCCTCTCACGCAGAGGGAGCTCCGCAGCACCGACATCACCCCCAGCATCGCCTTGCGCAATGTCATCGATGAGTGGAGGTCCCGGAACGATGAGAAGGAGCTCGAGAAGGCGTGTACCGCCCTCTGCGTGCACCCCGAGTCCGGGGAGGAAGACACACTCCACGCCCTGGCGTACATCTCGCAGATATGCcagaggagcagcgccaagaagaaCCTAGTGCGCAACCAGGGCATCATACCGGCACTCGCCAACATGCTTAAGAGCAGCAGCAGGAGGGTTCGGCTCAAGTCCCTGCAGGTCCTTCGCGCTGTTGTCGAGGACAATGATCAAAACAAG GAAGAGCTGGGGAAAGGTGACACCGTGCGCACCATCATAAAGTTCTTGTCGAATGAGCATATCCAGGAGAGGGAACTAGCAGTTTCCCTATTGTATGAGCTCTCAGAGTACGAGCCCGTGTGCGAAAGGATTGGTGCCGTCTATGGGGCTATACTCCTGCTGGTTGGTATGGGGAGTAGCAAGTCAGAGAATATGATGGCAGTGGACAAAGCAGAGAAGACGCTTAAGAATTTGGAGAAGTATGACACTAACATCAAGCAAATGGCTGAAAATGGCAGGCTGCAACCTCTCCTAACCAAGCTGCTTGAAG GCGGGCCTGAGGTGCAGGTTACCATGGCtgagtaccttggggagcttgcaTTGGCTAATGACGTGAAGGTGGTGGTGGCAGAGCAGGTTGGGGCGTTGCTGGTGAGCATCATCAAGACAGGTGGCCTGCCGGCGAGGGAGGCGACTTTGAAAGCACTGAGGGAGATGTCATCCAATGAGTCAAGCGCCAAGATACTGTTGCAGGCCGGCATCCTTCCTCCCCTTGTCAAGGACCTCTTCTCTGTTGGTGCCAGCAGCCATTTTCCGATGAGGCTCAAGGAGGTCTCTGCCACCATCCTCGCCAACCTCGTCGCCTCTGGCGCTAGCTTCCGCTCCATCCCCCTTGACGATGCCGGCAGACAGACACTCCTGTCCGAGGACGTGGTGCATAGTCTGCTTCATCTCATCAGCAACACTGGCCCCGCCGTGGAGTGCAAACTCCTCAACGTCCTCGTCGGCCTCACCAGCTCCCCGGACACAACCCCTGATGTCGTCTCAGCGATCAAGAGCTCCGGCGCGACCATCAGCCTGATCCAGTTCCTGGAGGCCGCACATAAGGAGATCCGCGTGGAGTCCCTCAAGCTCCTGCGCAACGTGTCGCCGTACATGGGCGCCGAGCTCGCAGACGCCCTCGGCGGCCACCTGAGCAGCTTGCTCCGGGTGATCTCCGAGGGTGGAGGCAGCGGCGTGACGGAGGAGCAAGCGGCCGCAGTGGGCCTTCTGGGCGACCTTCCGGAGAGAGACTCGAAACTGACGCGGCAGCTGTCTGAGCTGGGAGCGTTTGGGATGCTAAGCTCGAAGCTGGCGGAGCTTCGGCGGGGCGCCATCCGTGGGAACCGGTACACAACGCCGCTAACGGATGGCATGGTGAAGGTAATGTACAGGCTGACGTGCGCGCTGCAGGAGGCACCGGAGTACGTGGAGTTTGCCAGGGAGGCTGCGCTGGCGCCACTCTTTGTGGAGCTTCTGCAGGTGAACGGGCAGGACACGGTGCAGCTCTACTCGGCGATGGCACTGGAGAAGCTGTCCCTCGAGACAAGGAACCTCACGACCATCCCAGAGCCACCGCCGCCAGCAGCTTCTGGCTTCTTGTCGTGCGCATGTTTGTTCGGGGGGACATCGTCAACAGCGGCGGCAGCTGCAGCTCGACAGGCTGGGGTTTGCCGAGTGCACGGCGGATTCTGCTCGCTCCGGGAGACCTTCTGCCTGGCTGAGGGCGGGACTGGAGGGAAGGCGGTGGAGCGGCTGGTGGCGTGCCTTGATCACCTGAACCCAGAGGTGGTGGAGGCTGCGCTTGCGGCGCTGTCAACGCTGGTGGGAGACGGGGTGGACGCAGCGGAGGGGGTGGTGGTGCTCGGGGAGGCAGAGGGGCTGCGGCCGGTGGTGGATATCCTGGTGGAGAACCGGACGGAAGCGCTGCGGCGGCGGGCGGTGTGGGTGGTGGAGCGAATCCTGCGGGTGGAGGACATTGCGAAGGAGGTGGCGGTAGACCAGACGGTGGCATCGGCGCTGGTGGAGGCGTACCGCAACGGCGACCCGCGCACCCGGCACACCGCCGAGCGCGCACTCCGTCACCTTGACAGGATTCCCAACTTCTCCAGCGCATTCCACGCACAAGCAAGACGTCCTTGA